A stretch of Candidatus Binatia bacterium DNA encodes these proteins:
- the ispE gene encoding 4-(cytidine 5'-diphospho)-2-C-methyl-D-erythritol kinase codes for MPIHQAPAKINLTLEVLARRDDGYHGIRSVMVPLELADELAIERSERFIFSCDVRELGGERNLAVAAVRALGEPPPVRIELRKRIPTQAGLGGGSSDAAAVLRAAMGGAFGDPGPRDWLGIARVLGSDVPFFLAGTGALVEGTGERITPAGALPCWHVLIVKPPVAVSTAQAYAALDERPRPQRARKGSVSLGLLEALQRADFDQVEALLQNDFHDVIAAQAPEVATALEALRAAGARNALLAGSGSCVFTIAPQRAHVEAIGERLALPDVYERYTSTFAATPGWR; via the coding sequence GTGCCGATCCACCAGGCTCCGGCGAAGATCAATCTCACGCTCGAGGTTCTCGCGCGGCGCGACGACGGCTATCACGGCATTCGCAGCGTCATGGTGCCGCTCGAGCTGGCCGACGAACTGGCGATCGAACGTAGCGAGCGCTTCATCTTCTCGTGCGACGTGCGCGAGCTCGGGGGCGAGCGCAATCTCGCCGTGGCGGCCGTGCGCGCTTTGGGCGAGCCGCCGCCGGTGCGGATCGAGTTGCGCAAGCGGATCCCCACGCAGGCGGGCCTGGGCGGCGGATCGAGCGATGCGGCGGCGGTGCTGCGCGCCGCGATGGGCGGCGCCTTCGGTGACCCCGGCCCGCGCGACTGGCTGGGAATCGCGCGCGTGCTCGGCTCGGACGTCCCGTTCTTTCTCGCCGGCACGGGCGCGCTCGTCGAGGGCACCGGCGAACGGATCACGCCCGCGGGAGCGTTGCCGTGCTGGCACGTGCTGATCGTGAAGCCGCCGGTGGCCGTCTCGACGGCGCAGGCGTATGCGGCGCTCGACGAGCGGCCACGGCCACAGCGCGCGCGCAAGGGCAGCGTGTCGCTCGGGCTGCTCGAGGCGCTGCAGCGCGCCGATTTTGACCAAGTCGAGGCGCTGTTGCAGAACGACTTCCACGATGTTATCGCCGCGCAAGCCCCGGAGGTGGCGACGGCGTTGGAGGCGCTGCGCGCCGCGGGCGCGCGCAACGCGCTGCTGGCGGGGTCGGGCTCGTGCGTCTTCACGATCGCGCCTCAGCGCGCGCACGTCGAAGCGATCGGCGAGCGGCTGGCGCTGCCGGACGTGTACGAACGCTACACGAGCACATTCGCCGCGACGCCGGGCTGGCGCTGA
- a CDS encoding nucleotidyltransferase family protein: MDAIVLAGGPLDDIARLQPGAPNKAFVPIAGVTLVGRVLRALRGSREIGRIVVVAPPSVAGQLDLAPADELRPDGVRITESLRSGLAGFAPDEAVLVAASDMPVLTPESVDDFVARLRALDADVVYGCVEKNAHLRRFPDVPHTWARMRDGTYCGGGIVGIKPRALPLLERFIERLGAARKHPFRLASLFGWDMLARFAIGRLSIAAAEERASKTLGAPVRALISPYPETAVNVDRVSDVALAERLLLD, from the coding sequence GTGGACGCGATCGTTCTCGCAGGAGGGCCGCTCGACGACATCGCGCGCCTGCAGCCGGGCGCCCCGAACAAAGCATTCGTACCGATCGCGGGCGTGACGCTGGTGGGGCGCGTGCTGCGGGCGCTGCGCGGATCACGTGAGATCGGACGCATCGTGGTCGTCGCGCCGCCGAGCGTCGCCGGGCAACTGGATCTGGCGCCTGCGGACGAGCTGCGCCCCGACGGCGTGCGGATCACCGAAAGCCTGCGCAGCGGGCTCGCCGGTTTCGCGCCGGACGAGGCGGTGCTAGTCGCCGCGTCGGACATGCCCGTGCTCACGCCCGAGTCGGTGGATGATTTCGTCGCGCGCCTGCGCGCACTCGATGCGGATGTCGTCTACGGCTGCGTTGAGAAGAACGCACACTTGCGCCGCTTCCCCGACGTGCCGCACACTTGGGCGCGCATGCGCGACGGTACGTATTGCGGGGGCGGAATCGTCGGCATAAAGCCGCGTGCGTTGCCGCTCCTCGAGCGCTTCATCGAACGGCTCGGCGCGGCACGCAAGCATCCATTTCGGCTCGCGTCGCTGTTCGGCTGGGACATGCTCGCGCGTTTCGCCATCGGGAGGCTGAGCATCGCCGCCGCGGAGGAGCGAGCATCAAAGACCCTTGGCGCGCCGGTGCGCGCGCTCATTTCACCCTATCCCGAGACCGCCGTCAACGTGGACCGCGTCAGCGACGTTGCCCTGGCGGAACGCCTACTTCTCGACTAG
- a CDS encoding transposase has product MSSFLGIDLSKDTFHVYLLSDRGEAKKVFPNSPKGFEQLMAWLKNRQAGDVHACMEATGAYWEALALCLHGLEYRVSVVNPARIKAFAQSELLRTKTDAVDAALIARFCKSQSPESWLPPPPEIRVLQALMRHYEHLKTTRVQQSVYEQSSEAPVIKASIREVIATLDEQIAQVERQIRQHFDDHPDLKHKRDLLTSIPGIGETTAGAVLAEIPHLDRFESAKAVAAYAGLSPRHRRSGTSIHGRPRLCKTGNSRLRKALYMPAIVALRFNPVLKIFADRLATAGKHKRLIIGAVMRKLLVLAYGILRSGIAFDANYA; this is encoded by the coding sequence ATGTCATCGTTTTTGGGAATCGACCTTTCAAAGGACACGTTTCATGTTTACCTTTTGAGCGATCGAGGTGAGGCCAAGAAGGTCTTTCCCAACTCGCCAAAAGGCTTCGAACAGCTCATGGCGTGGCTGAAAAATCGCCAAGCTGGCGACGTCCACGCCTGCATGGAAGCGACGGGCGCGTATTGGGAGGCGTTAGCGCTCTGCCTTCACGGGCTCGAGTACCGGGTCAGCGTCGTCAACCCGGCGCGCATCAAGGCGTTCGCGCAAAGCGAGCTGCTCCGCACCAAGACCGACGCGGTCGACGCCGCCTTGATTGCCCGATTCTGTAAGAGCCAGAGTCCCGAGTCATGGCTTCCGCCACCGCCGGAAATCCGTGTATTACAGGCTCTTATGCGCCATTACGAGCACCTCAAGACGACCCGCGTTCAGCAATCAGTCTACGAGCAGTCGTCCGAGGCGCCCGTGATAAAAGCGTCAATTCGCGAGGTGATCGCCACTCTCGACGAGCAGATCGCTCAGGTCGAGCGCCAGATCCGGCAGCACTTCGACGACCATCCTGACCTCAAGCACAAGCGTGATCTGCTGACATCAATCCCTGGAATTGGCGAAACGACCGCCGGAGCGGTGCTGGCGGAGATCCCGCATTTGGATCGCTTCGAATCGGCCAAAGCCGTCGCAGCATACGCCGGACTTTCGCCGAGGCACCGGCGCTCGGGAACCTCCATCCATGGCCGGCCACGCCTTTGTAAGACCGGCAACTCGCGCCTTCGCAAGGCGCTCTACATGCCGGCGATCGTCGCCCTTCGGTTCAATCCCGTTCTTAAAATCTTTGCCGATCGCCTCGCGACGGCCGGAAAGCACAAGCGGCTGATCATCGGCGCAGTCATGCGCAAACTCTTAGTTCTCGCGTACGGCATTCTTCGGTCCGGCATTGCTTTTGACGCGAATTACGCTTGA
- a CDS encoding amylo-alpha-1,6-glucosidase codes for MRLIFAGAWWIGTRQSFAAAGGGAFALDAALGLRDMGSSYDAQRNEFCAYVLHESETPYGLLLGNFKTYAQSTAKGGVRGLWDADTDQIIFGTHHIAYRLGDRTFFPHQIERDLTFLPYAQISEFTLEHRVHVTEAFYVPFGAGFDRAVSFVVDVTLYNPGAEQLEVALFPWAMLVGQRFYGEPEHEVRAWNDGRYICSRNLETGGERWWGGSRAPVAVQLSLREQVLLEAMRRATLATGDSPQTAGDVTPQQAELVSRRIFGAFEYHITVAAGARESLRLAVVYDKGGRERSRPVLESLIGNQRALHDTQGYFTERLADARFLTPSPEISRGMAWAKANMLRIVKEYPHGWGATNSPPSDILVSRDTSWLVHGFDYFWPEFSRNALEVFNRAMEDSGLMVEYVRGVSGYKTDYDLNINDDTPLHLIAMLHHYNATLDDDWVREHSAMIVKLADYMLTQRDDHGLITCRAKGVDLYGISSWRNIIPYYTLDGAVTEINAEAVFALEAAAMLCAVVGDNDHWERYGNEAQRMREAMMDYLYNDDTGAFVLNYDQEGNYQDNFTADEIFPVLFNIADEPQRRAILARLQEADFVTPVGLRTISTADAWYFPSYGFGLLGGIWPDLTLWFCVALARNGMTDAAVQFLNMSYAAMEGGSPRNTVPGEFAEWFDGGSLSNRGMYLSPWTGAKYLWAVAETVGGLNGYRTSGRPHLAPLRPKGWQWVAAARVHWGGRRCTYVVDLRNDTIYGDMPQLSAEEPFKCIYAGRDVSDEVTTSPVEVGAIAFEDESGAVRIFVGNLSDRARNVLLEFRGHTARVDMAPGELREVHLIGKPSDRRARAAKLDVVRPLARV; via the coding sequence GTGAGATTGATCTTCGCCGGAGCCTGGTGGATCGGCACGCGGCAGTCGTTTGCCGCCGCGGGAGGAGGCGCCTTTGCGCTCGACGCCGCACTAGGTCTTAGAGACATGGGGTCCAGTTATGATGCGCAACGCAACGAGTTTTGCGCCTACGTCCTGCACGAATCGGAAACGCCCTACGGGCTTTTGCTCGGTAACTTCAAGACTTACGCGCAGTCGACCGCAAAGGGCGGCGTGCGCGGGCTGTGGGACGCCGACACGGATCAGATCATCTTCGGCACCCATCACATCGCGTATCGTCTGGGCGATCGCACGTTCTTCCCGCACCAGATCGAGCGGGATCTCACCTTTCTACCCTACGCGCAAATCTCTGAATTCACGCTCGAACACCGCGTCCACGTAACGGAGGCCTTCTACGTCCCCTTCGGTGCAGGATTCGATCGCGCGGTCTCCTTCGTCGTTGACGTCACGCTGTACAACCCCGGGGCCGAGCAGCTAGAGGTCGCGCTCTTTCCGTGGGCGATGCTGGTCGGTCAGCGGTTCTACGGGGAACCGGAGCACGAGGTGCGAGCCTGGAACGACGGCCGCTACATCTGCTCGCGGAATCTCGAGACCGGCGGCGAGCGGTGGTGGGGCGGCTCGCGCGCGCCGGTCGCGGTGCAACTCTCGCTGCGCGAGCAGGTGCTGCTCGAGGCGATGCGCCGCGCGACGCTCGCGACCGGCGATTCCCCGCAAACTGCGGGTGACGTGACGCCGCAGCAGGCCGAGCTCGTGAGCCGCCGCATCTTCGGCGCGTTCGAGTACCACATCACGGTGGCGGCGGGGGCGCGCGAGTCGCTGCGCCTCGCCGTCGTCTACGACAAGGGCGGCAGGGAGCGCAGCCGTCCGGTGCTGGAATCGCTGATCGGCAATCAGCGCGCGCTGCACGACACGCAAGGATATTTCACGGAGCGCCTCGCCGACGCGCGCTTCCTCACGCCGTCGCCCGAGATCAGCCGCGGCATGGCGTGGGCCAAGGCCAACATGCTGCGAATCGTCAAGGAGTATCCGCACGGATGGGGCGCGACGAACTCGCCTCCGTCCGACATCCTGGTCTCGCGCGACACGTCCTGGCTGGTTCACGGCTTCGATTACTTCTGGCCGGAGTTCAGCCGCAACGCGCTCGAGGTGTTCAACCGCGCGATGGAAGACAGCGGCCTGATGGTCGAATACGTCCGCGGCGTCAGCGGCTACAAGACCGACTACGACCTCAACATCAACGACGACACGCCGCTGCATCTCATCGCGATGCTGCACCACTACAACGCGACGCTCGACGACGACTGGGTCCGCGAGCACAGCGCCATGATCGTAAAGCTCGCGGACTACATGCTCACGCAACGTGACGACCACGGCCTCATCACGTGTCGCGCCAAGGGTGTCGACCTCTACGGCATCAGCTCGTGGCGCAACATCATTCCCTATTACACGCTCGACGGCGCAGTCACGGAGATCAACGCCGAGGCCGTGTTCGCGCTCGAGGCGGCCGCGATGCTCTGCGCCGTGGTCGGGGACAACGATCACTGGGAGCGCTACGGCAACGAGGCGCAGCGGATGCGCGAAGCGATGATGGACTACCTGTACAACGACGACACGGGCGCCTTCGTGCTCAACTACGACCAAGAAGGGAACTATCAGGACAACTTCACGGCCGACGAGATTTTTCCGGTGCTCTTCAACATCGCCGACGAGCCGCAGCGCCGCGCGATCCTCGCGCGGCTACAGGAGGCGGACTTCGTAACGCCGGTCGGGCTGCGTACGATCTCCACCGCCGACGCGTGGTACTTTCCCTCGTACGGCTTCGGGCTGCTCGGCGGCATCTGGCCCGACCTTACGTTGTGGTTCTGCGTGGCACTCGCGCGCAACGGCATGACCGACGCGGCGGTGCAGTTCCTTAACATGTCGTACGCGGCGATGGAAGGCGGCAGCCCGCGCAACACCGTGCCGGGCGAGTTCGCCGAATGGTTCGACGGCGGTTCGCTGAGCAATCGCGGCATGTATCTCTCGCCGTGGACGGGAGCGAAGTATCTCTGGGCCGTCGCCGAGACGGTGGGCGGCCTGAACGGCTATCGCACCAGCGGGCGTCCGCACCTGGCGCCGCTGCGGCCAAAGGGTTGGCAGTGGGTTGCGGCCGCACGCGTGCACTGGGGTGGGCGCCGCTGCACGTACGTCGTGGATCTGCGCAACGACACGATCTACGGCGACATGCCGCAGCTCTCGGCGGAGGAACCGTTCAAGTGCATCTACGCCGGGCGCGACGTGAGCGACGAGGTCACCACCTCGCCAGTCGAAGTCGGCGCGATCGCTTTCGAAGACGAGAGCGGCGCGGTGCGCATCTTCGTCGGCAACCTGAGCGACCGCGCGCGCAACGTCTTGCTGGAATTCCGCGGTCACACGGCGCGCGTCGATATGGCGCCCGGCGAGCTCCGCGAGGTGCACCTGATCGGCAAGCCGAGCGACCGCCGCGCGCGCGCTGCCAAGCTCGACGTGGTGCGTCCGTTGGCGCGCGTATGA